The Amylolactobacillus amylophilus DSM 20533 = JCM 1125 genome contains a region encoding:
- a CDS encoding metallophosphoesterase yields MMQKKHWWGLIGLFFIGIAVILGIGFYHYTNTNSHSKTLPTTNQTPKIWVLSDTHFIADSLHDNGHKFKYMEATAASKDLKYGTVLLKSLVQKALKERPAAVIITGDVTFNGAKKSATQLAKIFKPLTDNQINFLVIPGNHDIYDGWARSFKGKHEYKTEQISPEDWHHIFKSSYENATSVDPASLSYTVQLNDQYQLLLLDTNKYSVGPATTAPYTSGTIRPATIKWLEQQLKEGQKKGLRTISFTHHNLYQHSSRGKFGYVIENTATVQRLFSKYDVKLNFAGHIHAQDITKDSTGRCPTIEVLNGSYAVAPNSYGELKLTPGKLDYQKKMMDISPFLRSQEQINTDLSHHKAYAKKLFFDDTKAIIYERLYAQAKNQPKLLDAAAQSFAQLNWYFFTGTDNLSAQQVEEFEQTTGFKALVKYGAVSANYAQTALQDNNMDDNSLTIEY; encoded by the coding sequence ATGATGCAGAAGAAACATTGGTGGGGCCTAATCGGCCTCTTTTTTATTGGAATTGCTGTCATACTAGGCATTGGTTTCTATCATTATACCAACACCAATAGTCACTCGAAGACGTTACCCACAACCAATCAAACACCCAAAATTTGGGTCCTCAGCGACACACACTTCATCGCTGACTCACTTCATGATAATGGTCATAAGTTCAAGTATATGGAGGCCACAGCTGCTAGTAAGGATTTAAAGTACGGTACAGTATTACTCAAAAGTCTGGTTCAAAAGGCACTAAAAGAGAGGCCAGCGGCCGTAATCATTACGGGTGATGTGACATTTAATGGTGCGAAGAAGAGTGCGACACAACTAGCTAAAATATTCAAGCCACTAACAGATAATCAGATTAATTTCCTCGTCATCCCTGGTAATCATGATATTTATGATGGTTGGGCGCGGAGCTTCAAAGGCAAGCATGAATATAAAACAGAACAAATTAGCCCAGAAGACTGGCACCACATTTTCAAATCTAGTTATGAAAATGCAACTAGCGTTGATCCAGCCTCACTCAGTTACACGGTGCAACTAAACGATCAATATCAATTGTTGCTACTAGACACAAATAAATACAGTGTGGGGCCAGCGACGACTGCGCCGTATACAAGTGGTACAATCAGACCTGCCACGATTAAGTGGCTGGAGCAGCAATTAAAAGAGGGGCAGAAAAAAGGGTTACGGACGATTAGCTTCACCCACCACAACCTTTACCAACATAGTAGCCGCGGTAAGTTCGGCTATGTCATCGAAAATACTGCCACTGTGCAACGACTCTTTAGTAAATATGACGTCAAACTCAACTTTGCCGGGCATATTCATGCGCAAGATATTACTAAGGATTCAACAGGAAGATGTCCAACAATCGAGGTACTAAACGGTAGCTACGCCGTAGCACCAAATAGTTATGGCGAGCTGAAGTTGACACCAGGAAAGTTAGATTATCAGAAGAAAATGATGGATATTAGTCCATTTTTAAGATCGCAGGAACAAATAAATACCGATTTAAGTCACCATAAAGCATACGCCAAGAAACTTTTCTTTGACGACACAAAGGCAATCATCTATGAACGATTATACGCGCAGGCGAAGAACCAGCCCAAATTACTAGATGCCGCTGCCCAAAGTTTTGCTCAGCTGAACTGGTATTTCTTCACTGGTACCGATAATTTATCAGCACAACAAGTCGAAGAGTTCGAGCAGACGACTGGATTCAAAGCCCTCGTCAAATACGGTGCTGTGAGTGCTAACTACGCACAAACTGCGCTACAGGACAACAACATGGATGACAATTCATTAACTATTGAATATTAA
- a CDS encoding THUMP domain-containing class I SAM-dependent RNA methyltransferase produces MEKFQLYATMGAGFESVVAKELQALGYETRTENGRVFFEGTQEDIVKTNLWLRTADRIKILLEEFTATSFEELYDQVYDYDWAGLIPVDGQFPVKGRSVKSKLHSEPNIQSITKKAVVDKLTKQYRRRGFLPEVGAFYQLDVQIVKDLVRISLDTTGSSLFKRGYRIEHGGAPLKENFAAAMLKLTPFDGTHPLIDPMTGSGTIAIEAAMIARNIAPGKLRDFAFSDFDWFNHQLLKNAKEEALTKETTEHAEIWASDIDESVLAVAKLNANNIGVLQDIKFKQVAVKDFKTELENGIIIANPPYGKRLKDEESARALYHEMGEVFRPLTSFSKYYLTSDLEFERYYGERATKRRKLYNGSIRTDFYQYWAKRK; encoded by the coding sequence ATGGAAAAATTTCAGCTGTATGCAACTATGGGCGCAGGTTTTGAGTCTGTCGTTGCAAAAGAATTACAGGCCTTAGGTTATGAAACCCGGACAGAGAACGGTAGGGTATTCTTTGAAGGAACACAAGAAGACATAGTCAAAACAAACCTTTGGCTGCGCACCGCCGATCGCATTAAAATCCTGTTAGAGGAATTCACCGCAACCAGTTTCGAGGAACTATATGACCAGGTCTATGACTATGATTGGGCGGGCCTGATTCCCGTTGATGGCCAGTTTCCTGTCAAGGGTCGTAGTGTGAAATCGAAGCTGCACAGTGAGCCTAATATCCAGTCCATTACGAAGAAAGCTGTTGTAGATAAACTAACTAAACAATACCGCCGACGCGGATTTCTCCCTGAAGTGGGCGCATTCTACCAGCTTGACGTCCAAATTGTGAAGGATTTGGTACGGATTTCGCTAGACACCACGGGCTCAAGCCTCTTCAAGCGTGGTTATCGGATCGAACACGGTGGGGCCCCTCTAAAAGAAAACTTTGCTGCTGCGATGCTGAAACTGACTCCATTCGATGGTACGCACCCGCTAATTGATCCCATGACCGGTTCAGGGACGATTGCGATCGAGGCGGCGATGATTGCAAGAAACATTGCACCTGGAAAACTGCGTGACTTTGCGTTTAGTGACTTTGACTGGTTCAACCATCAGCTACTGAAAAATGCTAAAGAAGAAGCCTTGACAAAAGAGACGACGGAACACGCCGAAATATGGGCCAGTGATATAGATGAATCCGTGCTGGCTGTTGCTAAACTGAACGCGAACAACATTGGTGTACTCCAAGACATCAAGTTCAAACAAGTTGCCGTCAAGGACTTCAAGACCGAACTGGAGAATGGTATTATCATTGCTAATCCGCCATATGGTAAAAGGCTAAAAGACGAAGAATCTGCACGTGCTCTCTACCACGAAATGGGGGAGGTATTCAGACCATTAACTAGTTTTAGTAAATACTATCTCACGAGCGACCTTGAATTTGAACGGTATTACGGTGAACGAGCCACTAAGCGGCGTAAGCTATACAATGGGTCAATCAGAACCGATTTTTACCAGTATTGGGCTAAACGAAAATAA
- the gpsB gene encoding cell division regulator GpsB, producing MSEQYEIKLTTDEILKHQFKQARKGYDTSEVDNYLDSVIDDYESFQDIITNLQRQNSELKRQLADQAHRSDVQNESVQPLEDENQPSTNFDIIQRLSILERKVFTIEQALNKND from the coding sequence ATGAGTGAGCAGTATGAAATCAAATTAACAACAGACGAAATTTTAAAGCATCAGTTCAAGCAAGCGAGAAAAGGCTATGATACAAGTGAGGTAGATAACTACCTCGATAGTGTGATTGACGATTATGAGTCTTTCCAAGATATTATCACTAATTTACAAAGACAGAACAGTGAATTGAAGCGCCAGCTTGCCGATCAGGCTCACCGCTCGGATGTTCAAAATGAATCTGTGCAACCATTAGAGGACGAGAACCAGCCGTCAACTAATTTCGACATTATCCAAAGACTCAGTATCCTTGAACGGAAAGTATTCACTATCGAGCAAGCGCTTAATAAGAATGATTAA
- a CDS encoding DUF1273 domain-containing protein has protein sequence MERLWLTGYRSYELSVFSDTEPKVEVIKYVLTKRLQDEIENNGLKWLITGGNLGVEQWAIEVALKLREDYPLKVALITPYDQFEHNWKEDKQIKFSQLRAKVDFFATVSKQPYQNFMQLKNYQTFMLGHTDYAMLVYDLEHEGKPKYDYSAMTREDATRDYPVSLIDFYELEEGGNDLAEQKRDWID, from the coding sequence GTGGAGCGACTTTGGCTCACTGGTTATCGTAGTTATGAACTCAGTGTTTTCTCTGATACAGAACCCAAAGTTGAGGTCATCAAGTACGTGCTAACCAAAAGATTGCAAGATGAGATTGAGAACAACGGCCTAAAGTGGCTGATTACGGGTGGTAATCTCGGTGTGGAACAATGGGCGATTGAAGTCGCATTGAAACTACGCGAGGACTACCCATTAAAAGTTGCGCTAATCACACCATATGATCAGTTTGAACATAACTGGAAAGAAGACAAACAAATCAAGTTTAGTCAATTAAGGGCTAAGGTGGACTTCTTTGCAACAGTTTCGAAGCAACCTTATCAAAATTTTATGCAACTAAAGAATTACCAAACCTTCATGTTAGGCCATACTGACTATGCAATGCTGGTCTACGATTTGGAGCATGAGGGCAAGCCCAAATACGATTACAGTGCGATGACTAGAGAAGATGCAACGAGAGATTATCCCGTTAGCCTCATCGACTTCTATGAGCTAGAGGAGGGCGGGAACGACTTAGCGGAACAAAAACGTGACTGGATTGATTAA
- the recU gene encoding Holliday junction resolvase RecU, translating to MVKYPNGNRKEFHTDPDTLKKSNQPTFSRRGMTLEEEINESNEYYLVNNQAVIYKKPTPIQIVSVDYPKRSRAVIKEAYFRQASTTDYNGVYRGYYVDFEAKETKNKLSFPLKNFHQHQIEHFKRCLLQDGICFVIIKFSTMNRYFVTPASLIIANFEHDDDQKSIKLTTIEEASIELSIGYRPTIPYLDAVDQLIKNKGIKTNNDR from the coding sequence ATGGTCAAATATCCAAATGGTAACAGAAAAGAATTTCATACAGATCCGGATACTCTAAAAAAAAGTAATCAACCCACCTTTTCACGACGTGGGATGACTCTTGAGGAAGAGATTAACGAGAGTAACGAATACTATCTGGTGAATAATCAGGCCGTAATCTATAAGAAACCTACCCCGATTCAAATCGTGAGTGTTGATTACCCAAAACGAAGCAGAGCCGTGATTAAAGAAGCATACTTCAGACAGGCATCGACGACAGACTATAATGGCGTCTACCGCGGTTATTACGTCGACTTTGAGGCCAAAGAAACCAAGAACAAGCTTTCTTTCCCCTTGAAGAACTTTCACCAGCATCAAATTGAGCACTTCAAGCGGTGTCTCCTCCAAGATGGTATCTGCTTTGTCATCATCAAATTCAGTACGATGAACCGCTATTTCGTGACACCAGCAAGTCTAATTATAGCCAATTTTGAACATGATGATGACCAAAAATCGATTAAATTAACTACTATCGAGGAGGCGTCAATTGAGTTGAGTATTGGCTACCGCCCGACCATCCCCTACCTTGATGCAGTTGATCAATTAATTAAAAACAAAGGAATTAAAACTAATAATGACAGATAA
- a CDS encoding PBP1A family penicillin-binding protein — protein MTDNKRRSKSSENTRAALNHPKRGRKQKPQKLWRKILKWTGLFILVALVSGVGLFAYYAKDAPSISEKQLTSGGSSGLYDTDGKFIVSLGSAKRDYVANQDIPQTIKDAVVSVEDRRFYSNPLGIDPIRIVTSALGNVSSGSISGGASTLTQQLVKLTVFDTTAAQRTLRRKAQEAWLAMKLEQQYTKDQILEFYVNKVYMNYGVYGMETASQYYYGKSLKELTLAQAAVIAGMPNAPVNFDPYVYPDNTAKRRNLVLDAMYKNKKITKQEYDDAKATKITEGLVAKKSTSTTDSERAVFDPYIKEVITDLKDKGYDPYNDNLKITVNMNVEAQKHLYNLVNNGSVYFSSSAQQVGATIVDPSTGGVVAMIGGRNLPNVQLGLNRAVQTARSTGSSIKPVLDYAPAIEYLNWSTHKQLDDSKYTYPGTNIQLYNWDNLYMGQMSMRYALEQSRNVPAVKTLGEVGISRAAQFAKKMGISIPNDAGLSVAIGADASSLHMAGAFAAFANDGVYHKPSYIKQVETADGTVRTFSSSAKRVMKKSTAYMITDMLKGVITDGSGTTAAIPGIYQAGKTGSVKYSDSDLVKYPAYRGTPKDSWFNGYTKQYSMSVWTGFDQLKDGTITGQGEYSAQILYKQMMSYLMSNEKSTDWKIPSSVVKMRIIPNSDPARVAAPGVSYVNELFVKGSEPDSPYSESDYEPKSSSSVITNSSFESSSSSSAASSSSSSSPSENGGAGAGGDGGDDGEKPGETDPDENEPDTPPAN, from the coding sequence ATGACAGATAATAAAAGACGCTCGAAAAGCAGCGAGAATACTCGTGCAGCCTTGAATCATCCAAAGCGTGGCCGTAAGCAAAAGCCCCAGAAACTATGGCGGAAAATTTTGAAATGGACAGGTTTGTTTATTCTGGTCGCATTAGTATCCGGTGTTGGCCTGTTCGCCTACTATGCTAAAGATGCACCAAGTATTTCTGAAAAACAACTAACCAGTGGTGGTAGTTCTGGTTTATACGATACCGACGGCAAGTTCATCGTGTCGTTAGGCTCTGCCAAGAGAGACTATGTGGCAAATCAGGATATTCCACAGACAATTAAAGATGCGGTTGTTAGTGTAGAAGACCGGCGCTTTTACAGTAATCCCCTCGGAATCGACCCCATTCGTATCGTTACTTCTGCCCTTGGTAATGTTTCTAGCGGTAGCATCTCGGGTGGTGCCAGTACTTTAACCCAACAGCTAGTTAAACTAACTGTATTTGATACGACAGCGGCTCAAAGGACACTCAGACGTAAGGCACAAGAAGCGTGGCTTGCAATGAAACTTGAACAGCAGTATACGAAGGATCAGATTTTAGAGTTCTATGTTAATAAGGTCTACATGAACTATGGTGTTTACGGGATGGAGACCGCATCACAATACTATTATGGTAAGAGTTTGAAGGAGCTTACCTTGGCTCAGGCAGCAGTCATTGCTGGTATGCCAAATGCACCGGTGAATTTCGATCCTTACGTCTACCCGGATAACACAGCTAAAAGACGTAACCTCGTACTTGATGCGATGTATAAAAACAAGAAGATTACAAAGCAGGAATACGATGATGCCAAGGCCACAAAGATTACCGAGGGACTAGTGGCTAAAAAATCCACTTCTACGACTGACTCCGAGAGAGCGGTTTTTGATCCATACATCAAAGAAGTTATCACGGATTTGAAGGACAAGGGCTACGATCCCTATAATGATAATCTGAAGATCACTGTTAACATGAACGTAGAGGCACAAAAGCACCTTTACAATCTTGTAAATAACGGTTCAGTCTACTTCTCAAGCTCCGCGCAACAGGTTGGCGCGACAATCGTTGACCCGAGCACCGGTGGCGTGGTGGCGATGATTGGTGGCCGAAATTTACCAAATGTTCAGCTTGGATTGAACCGAGCAGTTCAGACGGCCAGAAGTACGGGCTCTTCGATTAAGCCGGTATTGGACTATGCCCCTGCCATTGAATACCTCAATTGGTCAACCCACAAACAGCTTGATGATTCCAAGTACACCTACCCAGGCACAAACATTCAGCTGTACAATTGGGACAACCTCTATATGGGCCAAATGAGTATGCGCTACGCCTTAGAGCAATCTAGAAATGTGCCCGCAGTAAAAACTTTGGGTGAGGTTGGTATCAGCCGTGCAGCTCAATTTGCTAAAAAAATGGGTATAAGTATTCCAAATGATGCGGGTCTCTCTGTTGCAATTGGCGCTGATGCCTCCTCCCTCCATATGGCAGGTGCATTCGCGGCCTTTGCCAATGACGGTGTTTACCACAAGCCAAGCTACATCAAGCAGGTTGAAACTGCTGACGGAACTGTCAGAACTTTTTCAAGCTCGGCTAAACGTGTGATGAAGAAGTCCACTGCTTACATGATTACCGACATGTTAAAGGGTGTCATTACTGATGGTTCAGGTACTACTGCTGCAATTCCTGGTATCTACCAAGCAGGTAAGACCGGTTCAGTTAAGTATTCAGATTCTGACTTGGTAAAGTATCCAGCATATCGAGGAACACCGAAGGATTCGTGGTTCAACGGTTATACCAAGCAATACTCGATGAGTGTCTGGACCGGATTTGACCAACTTAAGGATGGTACAATTACAGGTCAAGGTGAGTATTCGGCTCAAATACTCTATAAACAGATGATGAGCTATCTCATGAGTAATGAGAAGAGTACGGATTGGAAGATACCAAGCTCAGTTGTAAAGATGAGAATTATCCCCAATTCAGATCCTGCGCGCGTAGCAGCACCGGGGGTTAGTTACGTAAATGAATTATTTGTTAAGGGCAGTGAACCAGATAGTCCATACTCCGAGAGTGATTATGAGCCCAAATCTAGCTCTTCCGTGATTACTAATAGCAGCTTCGAGAGTAGTTCTTCTAGCAGTGCAGCATCGTCATCTTCTAGTTCGTCACCAAGTGAAAACGGTGGAGCTGGTGCCGGTGGTGATGGCGGTGATGATGGTGAGAAGCCCGGCGAAACCGATCCTGATGAAAATGAGCCGGATACCCCACCGGCAAACTAG
- the nth gene encoding endonuclease III, which translates to MALLSKKAARTVLYRILAMYPDATTELNYDTPFHLLCAVIMSAQTTDKQVNKLTPEFFEHYPDALALSQASIEEIELYISSIGLYHAKARNLKKTATILVEQFNGQVPDRKADLLQLAGVGIKTANVVLAEIYHIPAIAVDTHVARIAKKFKIVAANATPEQVEQRLESILPQEDWVRAHHAMIMFGRYTMTARAQNQDPYSYLPPLKKEDLS; encoded by the coding sequence ATGGCATTACTAAGCAAAAAGGCTGCACGCACGGTTTTGTACCGCATCCTTGCAATGTATCCTGATGCAACGACGGAACTAAACTACGATACGCCATTTCACTTATTGTGTGCAGTAATCATGAGTGCGCAGACGACCGATAAGCAGGTTAACAAGCTTACCCCAGAATTCTTTGAACACTATCCTGATGCCCTGGCGCTCAGTCAGGCCTCGATTGAGGAGATCGAGCTCTATATCAGTTCCATTGGACTATACCATGCGAAGGCGCGAAACTTGAAAAAAACGGCCACAATTTTAGTCGAGCAATTTAATGGACAAGTACCCGATAGGAAAGCGGACTTACTGCAGCTAGCTGGTGTTGGTATTAAAACTGCTAATGTGGTACTCGCAGAAATCTACCATATCCCAGCCATCGCTGTTGACACTCACGTAGCACGGATTGCCAAGAAATTCAAAATCGTGGCGGCAAATGCAACGCCTGAACAGGTTGAGCAGCGGCTTGAGAGTATTCTCCCGCAGGAAGACTGGGTACGGGCACATCACGCAATGATTATGTTTGGTCGTTATACGATGACCGCTCGTGCGCAAAATCAAGATCCTTACTCATATTTGCCACCATTAAAAAAAGAAGATTTATCGTAG
- a CDS encoding DnaD domain protein: MTQKNDSFLQYREQGFTTVSNALLANYNNLKLSNQQLILILQLERYAQRNEFFPANELLASQTNFSVSEVGLILQSLIDQGFLVIEQGNDASGRINDAYTLAPLYVKLTEFLDQNVDVHSQTREAASPVAQPQESKLDQTIRQFEIEFGRMISPIERQMIQSWFTVDHYDAGVIQLALREAVLAQVYNFKYVDRILLNWQRMNLKTTLQVERYLQQ, translated from the coding sequence ATGACGCAAAAAAATGATAGCTTTCTTCAGTACCGCGAGCAAGGGTTTACAACAGTCAGCAACGCTTTACTGGCCAATTACAACAATCTTAAACTAAGTAATCAACAGTTAATTTTAATTCTTCAACTCGAACGCTACGCCCAGCGAAACGAATTTTTCCCTGCCAACGAACTCTTGGCTAGTCAAACTAATTTCTCTGTGAGCGAAGTTGGTTTAATTTTGCAATCATTGATCGACCAAGGCTTCCTCGTAATTGAGCAGGGAAATGATGCTAGTGGGCGGATTAACGATGCCTACACCTTGGCGCCGTTGTACGTCAAGTTGACTGAGTTTCTCGATCAAAATGTCGATGTTCATTCTCAGACTAGAGAAGCTGCTAGTCCAGTCGCTCAACCGCAGGAATCAAAACTCGACCAAACAATTCGTCAATTTGAAATTGAATTCGGTCGCATGATTTCACCAATCGAGCGCCAAATGATCCAGTCATGGTTCACTGTTGACCATTACGATGCAGGCGTAATTCAGCTGGCACTTCGTGAGGCAGTCTTAGCACAAGTTTACAATTTCAAATACGTCGATCGGATACTGCTGAACTGGCAGAGAATGAACTTGAAGACGACATTACAAGTGGAACGCTACTTGCAGCAGTAG
- the asnS gene encoding asparagine--tRNA ligase — MTKQIHINEASQYVDQEVVIGVWLADKRSSGKISFLQLRDGTAFFQGVVVKNSVSDQIWEIAKSVHQESSMYVTGVIHEDSRSHFGYEIEISDIELISQSEGYPITPKEHGIEFLLDNRHLWLRSRRPFAIMKIRNEMIRATYEFFNKEGFIKMDSPILTGSAPEGTTELFHIDYFDSDAYLSQSGQLYQEAGAEAFGKVFSFGPAFRAEKSKSRRHLTEFWMIEPEMAFMHQDESLAIQEHYIAFLVQSVLDNCAYELKILERDTDQLKKYTKLPFPRISYDEAVELLQKGGHDFKWGEDFGSPDETFISEQFDQPVFIMNYPKTIKPFYMKEDPKRDDVYLCADLLAPEGYGEIIGGSERETDYEILKQRIVDAGLSLDEYQWYLDLRKYGSVPHSGFGLGLERAITWICKLDHLREAIPFPRMITRIKP, encoded by the coding sequence TTGACAAAACAAATACATATCAACGAAGCAAGTCAGTACGTAGACCAAGAGGTGGTTATCGGTGTCTGGCTTGCAGACAAGCGTTCTAGCGGTAAAATCAGCTTCCTCCAACTACGTGATGGAACGGCGTTTTTCCAGGGCGTAGTCGTGAAGAATAGCGTTTCCGACCAGATCTGGGAAATTGCCAAATCAGTCCATCAGGAATCGAGCATGTACGTCACCGGTGTGATTCACGAAGATTCTCGCTCACACTTTGGCTACGAGATAGAAATCTCTGACATTGAGCTAATTTCACAGAGTGAGGGCTATCCAATTACACCTAAAGAACACGGAATTGAGTTCTTACTGGATAATCGCCACCTGTGGCTCAGATCGCGTCGACCATTTGCCATCATGAAGATTAGGAACGAAATGATTCGTGCTACCTATGAATTCTTCAACAAAGAGGGCTTCATCAAGATGGATTCACCAATCCTTACTGGTAGCGCACCGGAGGGCACGACCGAGTTATTCCACATTGACTATTTCGATTCAGATGCATATCTCTCTCAAAGTGGCCAATTATATCAGGAGGCCGGGGCAGAGGCATTTGGCAAAGTTTTCTCTTTCGGGCCAGCTTTTAGAGCTGAGAAATCAAAATCCAGAAGACACTTAACAGAATTCTGGATGATTGAGCCCGAAATGGCCTTCATGCATCAGGACGAAAGTTTGGCGATTCAGGAGCATTACATTGCATTCCTAGTCCAAAGTGTGCTAGACAATTGTGCGTATGAATTAAAAATCCTGGAGCGTGACACTGACCAATTGAAGAAATACACTAAGTTGCCTTTCCCAAGAATTAGCTATGATGAAGCAGTTGAGCTGCTCCAAAAGGGTGGTCATGACTTCAAGTGGGGCGAGGACTTTGGCTCACCCGATGAAACATTCATCTCGGAGCAATTTGATCAGCCGGTCTTCATCATGAACTACCCTAAGACCATCAAGCCATTCTACATGAAGGAAGATCCTAAGAGAGACGATGTTTACCTTTGTGCAGATTTACTGGCTCCTGAGGGTTACGGTGAAATTATTGGTGGGTCAGAGCGTGAGACCGATTATGAGATCTTAAAGCAACGAATTGTCGATGCTGGCCTGAGCTTAGACGAGTATCAATGGTATCTCGACCTACGCAAATACGGCAGTGTACCTCACTCTGGCTTTGGACTTGGGTTAGAACGTGCAATTACCTGGATTTGCAAACTAGATCATCTAAGAGAGGCTATCCCGTTCCCAAGAATGATCACAAGAATTAAGCCTTAA
- a CDS encoding PepSY domain-containing protein, which yields MKLAIDPRSNSEEQVRTIALRKTPIKTVAEYYHLNRSVRSVSLAGQDSKKKNYYFIYLPKSKKAYLYDTKNGQSKKKILKIFRENHPNRIVKDINLGWYQKHAVWEVHYTKNNGKVGFVLYNFKNGEELSYIDNL from the coding sequence TTGAAACTTGCCATAGATCCCCGCTCAAATAGCGAGGAGCAGGTGCGGACAATTGCGCTACGGAAAACTCCCATTAAAACCGTCGCTGAATACTATCATCTGAATCGTAGCGTGCGCTCCGTTTCTTTGGCGGGCCAGGACAGCAAGAAGAAAAATTACTATTTCATCTATCTACCAAAGAGTAAAAAGGCCTATTTGTATGATACAAAGAATGGTCAAAGCAAGAAGAAAATTCTCAAAATATTTAGGGAGAATCATCCCAATCGGATAGTGAAAGATATCAATTTAGGTTGGTACCAGAAGCATGCCGTCTGGGAAGTACACTATACAAAAAACAACGGCAAAGTCGGTTTCGTACTCTATAATTTCAAGAACGGCGAGGAGCTATCCTACATTGATAACCTCTAG